The Anaerolineae bacterium genome includes a region encoding these proteins:
- a CDS encoding oligosaccharide flippase family protein translates to MRRRAPDLLIILLLLLLPLIYYAPVTLGDRTLLPADNLYQWQPFRAYREVVRAPEVTHNALLSDLILENYVWKQFIRESIANRELPLWNPHLFAGVPFLAAGQHSALYPLSLLHYILPLESSYGWYAVIQLWIAGLTMLALARGLGQGRIGATVAAVSWQLSGFFLVSTVFPMIQSAAAWLPLLILMIEYVVRSQPLFNRPATLPWAAAGAVTLALVIYAGHVEITYYTLLVMAFYAAWRLLAGWWATRREGGATGWLLRRGTWLVAMVGAGLLLGAAQIVPLIELVSRNFREGSATLEQILGWAYPKRQLLAFLMPNFFGNPAHHAYFDVFSRQMVPVSVNALGQPITVIDWGIKNYVEGGAYLGILPLALAAYALASAWRRGADRDLPAGRPYRAIFAALGAIALTFVFGLPTYAVLYYLLPGINQLHSPFRWVFPLTLAVAVLAGFGADALARRVDSRLTRWFGWGLTGAGGLTLLGLAGSYGFYPQLEPLIDRALRSLALAENAFADARMFYSYQFTNVLLLGVFLLLAGGMFLLNQRAWALPPRRGWLPLWAVLAVIVVALDLLIASAGFNPAADPALLDFTPPAFQWLRGKYAEEGSFRITTLDAPGANTANANIPWMFGLEDVRGYDSIIPRQYTDYMRLISPQFQLEYNRVAPLTTDYLPALDSPLLDMLNVRYIMTESTIENPIYRLVYEDEAVRIYENTHVMPRAYTLPVRATLTYDSLAGFQELLNTPGIDLHRAVLRYDPAQPTSAAGALLDADPVPQVITTYRGLTVLIDATISEPSWLVLADSYFEGWRAFIRPAGADDDYEQELPVMLVNGNFRAVQIDPAALAEHYAEAATSGTVTLSNTWTVRFRYSPASFQIGAFLSFITGAAIAFAAGVWLWRTFYRSSDEEAGTVQRLAKNSAVPILMNLFNKGIDFAFAFIMLRVLGPENAGIYYYAVVVFGWFDILTNFGLNTYLTREVARRHEQAGRYLLNTSLLRIGLAALGVPLLIGFLATRQATVTPPLTPVAIGAIVLLYIGLLPNSLSTGLSALFYAFEKAEYPAAIATVSTFSKAVLGLLALVAGWGVVGLAGVSIITNLITLGLMLWLARPLLGPRREMAGLQVERSLIRHMLGESWPLMINHLLATIFYKIDVILMEAINGATVVGWYSTAYKWLDALQVIPAFLSAALLPVMSRQAQEDPPALVRSYRLAVKLLVLVALPVAVATTFVAGALVLFLGGEEYLPDGAVALQIMVWSIPLGWINSVTQYVLIALDRQRLLTRAFIMAVAVNITANLILLPLYSYRAAAVIHIISEGLLLALFLGMLRPALREHIPADATARTVALPRLLGRPALAAALMFSVMAVLWGVNGPLALAAGVGVYAGTLIALPPFDAGERAQLRPLLPGQRQQARPTAAESIPGE, encoded by the coding sequence ATGCGCCGCCGTGCGCCTGACCTGCTGATCATCCTGTTGCTCCTGTTACTGCCGCTGATCTATTATGCGCCGGTTACGCTGGGCGACCGCACCCTGCTGCCCGCCGACAACCTCTATCAGTGGCAGCCTTTCCGCGCCTACCGGGAGGTCGTCCGCGCTCCTGAGGTGACGCACAACGCCCTGCTCTCCGACCTGATCCTGGAGAATTACGTCTGGAAGCAGTTCATCCGGGAAAGCATCGCCAACCGCGAGTTGCCGCTGTGGAACCCGCACCTGTTCGCCGGCGTGCCCTTCCTGGCAGCGGGTCAGCACAGCGCCCTCTACCCGCTCAGTCTGCTGCATTACATCCTGCCGCTGGAATCGTCGTACGGCTGGTACGCCGTGATCCAGCTATGGATCGCCGGTCTGACCATGCTGGCGCTGGCGCGTGGGCTGGGCCAGGGGCGGATCGGCGCGACGGTCGCGGCGGTGAGCTGGCAGCTCAGCGGCTTTTTCCTAGTCAGCACGGTTTTCCCGATGATCCAGAGCGCAGCGGCCTGGCTGCCCCTGTTGATTCTGATGATCGAGTACGTGGTCCGCAGCCAGCCGCTGTTCAACCGCCCGGCCACGCTGCCCTGGGCAGCCGCCGGAGCCGTGACGCTGGCCCTGGTCATCTACGCCGGACATGTGGAGATCACGTACTACACGCTGCTGGTGATGGCCTTTTACGCGGCCTGGCGGCTGCTGGCCGGATGGTGGGCGACCCGGCGGGAAGGCGGGGCAACCGGCTGGCTGCTGCGGCGCGGGACCTGGCTGGTGGCCATGGTCGGGGCGGGCTTGCTGCTCGGCGCGGCGCAGATCGTCCCTCTGATTGAGCTGGTCAGCCGAAACTTCCGGGAAGGCTCGGCCACGCTGGAGCAAATCCTCGGCTGGGCTTACCCCAAGCGGCAGCTGCTGGCCTTTCTGATGCCCAACTTTTTTGGCAACCCGGCCCACCACGCCTACTTCGATGTGTTCAGCCGCCAGATGGTCCCGGTCAGCGTCAACGCCCTGGGCCAGCCGATCACGGTTATTGACTGGGGGATCAAGAACTATGTCGAGGGCGGAGCGTACCTGGGCATCCTGCCGCTGGCGCTGGCCGCCTATGCGCTGGCGAGCGCCTGGCGGCGCGGTGCAGATCGTGATCTACCCGCCGGACGACCCTACCGGGCGATCTTCGCCGCGCTGGGGGCAATCGCCCTGACCTTTGTCTTCGGCCTGCCGACCTACGCCGTGCTCTACTACCTGCTGCCGGGCATTAACCAGCTGCATAGCCCGTTCCGCTGGGTGTTCCCGCTGACACTGGCCGTCGCCGTACTGGCCGGGTTCGGCGCGGACGCGCTGGCGCGGCGGGTGGATAGCCGCCTGACGCGCTGGTTCGGGTGGGGGCTGACCGGCGCGGGCGGGCTGACCCTGCTGGGGCTGGCGGGCAGCTATGGTTTCTATCCGCAGCTTGAGCCGCTGATCGACCGGGCGCTGCGCTCGCTGGCCCTGGCGGAAAACGCCTTCGCTGACGCGCGGATGTTCTACAGCTACCAGTTCACTAACGTCCTGTTGCTGGGTGTGTTCCTGCTGCTGGCTGGCGGGATGTTCCTGCTCAACCAGCGAGCGTGGGCGTTGCCGCCGCGTCGGGGATGGTTGCCGCTCTGGGCGGTGCTGGCGGTGATTGTCGTCGCCCTCGACCTGCTGATCGCCTCGGCGGGCTTCAACCCGGCGGCGGATCCCGCCCTGCTGGACTTCACGCCGCCCGCCTTCCAGTGGCTGCGGGGCAAGTATGCGGAGGAAGGGTCGTTCCGGATCACCACCCTGGACGCGCCGGGGGCCAATACCGCCAACGCCAACATCCCCTGGATGTTCGGGCTGGAGGACGTGCGCGGCTATGACAGCATCATCCCCCGCCAGTACACAGACTATATGCGCCTGATCTCGCCGCAATTCCAGCTGGAATACAACCGCGTCGCGCCCCTGACAACCGATTACCTCCCAGCCCTTGACTCCCCCCTGCTGGATATGCTCAACGTGCGCTACATCATGACCGAGAGCACGATCGAGAATCCGATCTACCGCCTGGTCTATGAAGACGAAGCGGTACGCATCTACGAGAACACGCACGTCATGCCCCGCGCCTACACCCTGCCCGTGCGGGCAACGCTGACCTATGACTCCCTGGCGGGCTTTCAGGAGTTGCTGAACACGCCGGGAATCGACCTGCACCGTGCCGTGCTGCGCTACGACCCGGCGCAGCCGACTTCTGCCGCGGGCGCATTGCTGGACGCCGATCCCGTCCCGCAGGTGATCACCACCTACCGGGGACTGACTGTCCTGATCGACGCGACGATCAGCGAGCCGTCATGGCTGGTGCTGGCTGACAGCTACTTCGAGGGCTGGCGGGCCTTCATCCGTCCCGCCGGGGCAGACGACGACTACGAGCAGGAGCTGCCGGTGATGCTGGTCAACGGCAACTTCCGCGCCGTGCAGATCGATCCGGCAGCGCTGGCGGAACACTACGCGGAGGCGGCGACCTCCGGCACAGTGACGCTCTCCAATACGTGGACGGTGCGCTTCCGCTACAGCCCGGCTTCGTTCCAGATCGGCGCATTTCTCAGCTTCATCACCGGGGCGGCGATCGCTTTTGCTGCGGGGGTCTGGCTGTGGCGGACGTTCTACCGGAGCAGCGATGAGGAGGCTGGCACGGTGCAACGCCTGGCCAAAAACAGCGCCGTGCCCATCCTGATGAACTTGTTCAACAAAGGCATCGATTTCGCCTTCGCCTTCATCATGCTTCGCGTGCTGGGGCCGGAGAACGCGGGTATCTACTACTACGCCGTGGTCGTCTTCGGCTGGTTCGACATCCTGACCAACTTCGGCCTGAACACCTACCTGACACGGGAGGTTGCCCGCCGCCATGAGCAGGCCGGGCGCTACCTGCTCAATACCAGCCTGCTGCGGATCGGGCTGGCCGCGCTGGGCGTGCCGCTGCTGATTGGCTTCCTGGCAACCCGCCAGGCGACGGTCACGCCGCCGCTGACGCCGGTCGCCATCGGCGCGATTGTCCTGCTGTACATCGGCTTGCTGCCTAACAGCCTGAGCACCGGCCTGAGCGCGTTGTTTTACGCCTTCGAGAAGGCCGAATACCCGGCGGCCATCGCCACTGTCAGCACATTCTCCAAGGCCGTGCTGGGGCTGCTGGCGCTGGTGGCCGGGTGGGGCGTAGTGGGTCTGGCCGGGGTGAGCATTATCACCAACCTGATCACGCTGGGGCTGATGCTGTGGCTGGCCAGGCCATTGCTTGGCCCGCGCCGGGAAATGGCCGGTCTGCAGGTCGAGCGCAGCCTGATCCGCCATATGCTCGGCGAATCCTGGCCGCTGATGATCAACCACCTGCTGGCAACAATCTTCTACAAGATCGACGTGATTCTGATGGAGGCGATCAACGGGGCGACAGTCGTCGGCTGGTATAGCACCGCTTACAAGTGGCTGGACGCCCTGCAGGTCATCCCGGCCTTCCTTTCGGCGGCGTTGCTGCCGGTCATGAGCCGCCAGGCGCAGGAAGACCCACCCGCGCTGGTGCGCAGCTACCGGCTGGCGGTTAAACTGCTGGTGCTGGTCGCCCTGCCGGTGGCGGTGGCCACGACCTTCGTGGCGGGTGCACTGGTGTTGTTCCTGGGCGGGGAGGAGTACCTGCCCGACGGGGCGGTGGCGCTGCAGATCATGGTGTGGAGCATCCCGCTGGGTTGGATCAACAGCGTGACGCAATATGTGCTGATTGCGCTTGATCGCCAGCGACTGCTGACGCGGGCCTTCATTATGGCGGTGGCGGTCAACATCACCGCCAACCTGATCCTGCTGCCGCTCTACAGTTACCGGGCGGCAGCCGTGATCCACATCATCAGCGAGGGATTGCTGCTGGCGCTGTTTTTGGGGATGCTGCGCCCGGCGCTGCGGGAGCACATCCCCGCTGATGCCACAGCGCGAACGGTGGCGCTGCCCCGTCTGCTGGGGCGTCCGGCGCTGGCAGCGGCACTGATGTTCAGCGTGATGGCGGTATTATGGGGCGTGAATGGTCCATTGGCGCTGGCGGCAGGAGTCGGGGTCTATGCGGGGACGTTGATCGCGCTGCCGCCGTTTGACGCCGGGGAACGGGCGCAGCTACGCCCTTTGCTGCCCGGCCAGCGGCAACAGGCCAGACCGACCGCGGCAGAGAGTATCCCTGGCGAATAG
- a CDS encoding HAD-IIA family hydrolase, producing the protein MDGTLYLSDRLLPGAADFLIYTAREGLPVLLLTNNSSRNGAAYVRKLAGLGLTIPPERILTSGSATAQYLRTQTPYTHPAIFGTPDLVEEFRAFGFESDMGTPDCVVLGFDTTIDYARLTRLCDLVRAGLPYIATHPDFNCPVAGGVIPDIGAIIAFVEASTRRRPEVIIGKPNRHILDMAAARLGLPLEALCMVGDRLYTDIAMGQAAPIQTALVLSGETQAADLPGSPFQPDHVFENLAALLAALIALRGG; encoded by the coding sequence ATGGATGGCACACTCTACCTGAGCGATCGCCTGCTACCCGGTGCAGCGGACTTCCTGATCTATACCGCGCGGGAAGGGTTGCCTGTCCTGCTGCTGACCAACAACTCATCACGCAATGGCGCCGCGTACGTCCGCAAACTGGCCGGGCTGGGGCTGACCATCCCCCCGGAGCGCATCCTGACTTCCGGCTCCGCCACAGCCCAGTACCTGCGGACGCAGACCCCGTATACCCATCCGGCCATCTTTGGCACGCCCGATCTGGTCGAGGAGTTCCGCGCCTTTGGCTTTGAGTCCGATATGGGTACGCCGGATTGCGTCGTCCTGGGCTTTGATACCACGATCGATTACGCCCGCCTGACTCGCCTGTGCGACCTGGTGCGGGCCGGGCTGCCCTATATCGCCACCCATCCTGACTTCAACTGCCCGGTAGCCGGTGGTGTCATCCCCGATATTGGTGCGATCATCGCCTTTGTGGAAGCATCAACCCGCCGCCGCCCGGAAGTGATCATCGGCAAGCCCAACCGCCATATCCTGGATATGGCCGCAGCGCGGCTGGGACTGCCGCTGGAGGCGCTGTGCATGGTCGGCGATCGGCTGTACACCGACATCGCTATGGGGCAGGCGGCGCCGATCCAGACCGCCCTGGTGCTCAGCGGGGAGACGCAGGCCGCCGATCTGCCGGGCAGCCCCTTCCAGCCGGATCACGTCTTTGAGAATCTGGCTGCGCTGCTGGCGGCTCTGATCGCCCTGCGCGGGGGGTGA
- a CDS encoding peptidoglycan DD-metalloendopeptidase family protein, whose product MSWFTADHEATPDEPERPPEDSPQTPPRGLPPVRLEDEPPIDPLADTSPSQVMRPVGSDETPDELPMWRRALGLALVLLAAALTIIAGLIVALPLLRGTAAGTPPASVQAATAAPTDTPLTVPAQGGPLPAIEPTLGPEQIAVLLSRPPADLNVAYEPVERRDSPFTIVPERPRAEVITYTIQEGDTITAIAERFGLEKDTIAWSNDRNVVFALRPGNQLYILPVDGVYHRALVDETIQAIADKYNVDPYDIINSEYNDLFGATPETIVRSGTYVVVPGGTSTYNDWTYNPVVERSGGGGGGSSEAGYISFAPGQPGSCGRQPNPGGTGYFARPLSSYAWVRGFTAFHTGVDLSASPGTPVYAASPGRVIYRGWNDWGYGYLVVLAHGPFTTFYGHLSRIDVGCGQMVPAGGVIGGVGSTGNSSGPHLHFEIRYNDIPTDPLLYVGF is encoded by the coding sequence ATGAGCTGGTTTACTGCCGATCACGAAGCAACCCCCGATGAACCGGAACGCCCACCGGAGGATTCGCCACAGACACCGCCCCGTGGCCTGCCGCCGGTCCGTCTGGAGGATGAGCCGCCCATCGACCCGCTGGCCGATACCAGCCCGTCGCAGGTGATGCGGCCAGTTGGCAGCGATGAGACGCCGGACGAACTGCCGATGTGGCGGCGCGCGTTGGGGCTGGCGCTGGTCCTGCTGGCCGCCGCGCTGACCATCATCGCCGGTCTGATCGTCGCTCTGCCCCTCCTGCGCGGCACAGCGGCGGGAACACCGCCCGCCTCTGTTCAGGCTGCTACTGCCGCGCCAACAGATACACCGTTGACCGTGCCGGCTCAGGGCGGCCCACTCCCGGCGATTGAGCCGACGCTTGGCCCGGAGCAAATCGCTGTCCTGCTTTCCCGCCCGCCCGCTGATCTTAACGTCGCCTACGAGCCGGTGGAGCGCCGGGATAGCCCCTTCACCATCGTACCGGAGCGCCCGCGCGCCGAGGTCATCACCTACACGATCCAGGAAGGCGATACCATCACCGCCATCGCTGAGCGCTTCGGGCTGGAAAAGGACACCATCGCCTGGTCGAATGATCGCAATGTCGTTTTTGCGCTGCGTCCCGGCAACCAGCTATACATCCTGCCGGTTGATGGCGTCTATCACCGCGCCCTGGTTGACGAGACCATCCAGGCCATCGCCGACAAGTACAATGTTGACCCCTACGACATCATCAATTCGGAGTACAACGACCTGTTCGGGGCCACGCCGGAGACCATCGTCCGCAGCGGGACATACGTGGTCGTCCCCGGCGGAACGAGCACCTACAACGACTGGACGTACAACCCGGTTGTGGAGCGTTCCGGCGGCGGGGGCGGCGGCTCCTCGGAGGCCGGGTATATCTCCTTTGCACCGGGCCAGCCGGGGAGTTGTGGCCGCCAGCCGAATCCGGGCGGCACAGGCTACTTCGCCAGACCGCTATCGTCGTATGCATGGGTGCGCGGCTTCACTGCTTTCCATACCGGCGTCGATCTTTCCGCTTCGCCGGGCACGCCTGTCTACGCCGCATCGCCGGGGCGGGTGATCTATCGTGGCTGGAACGACTGGGGTTATGGCTACCTGGTGGTACTGGCGCACGGCCCGTTCACCACGTTCTACGGCCACCTGAGCCGCATCGACGTCGGCTGCGGGCAGATGGTTCCCGCCGGCGGGGTGATCGGCGGGGTAGGCAGCACCGGCAACTCCAGCGGCCCGCACCTGCACTTTGAAATCCGCTACAACGACATCCCCACCGATCCGCTGCTCTACGTCGGCTTCTGA
- a CDS encoding PDZ domain-containing protein, with protein MNSLRVFLHHITIVLAVLLLAAVPAAAQGGNSSLQTLRTLQEVSIPIRDAPDLAERLGGLIGAAQISIPPAPAYAPGDRETFFVGNNDTFVITPVEAELAAATPGVYLWVEVGVPYDADLLAEVAAFLDNRLFPAVRTLFGNEDSPGIDGDPHIYILHATNIGETVGGYFNDTSVYPQQIFASSNEHEMFVIAADNVPFDSSSYLYVLAHEFVHMIQKNRDENEQTWVTEGTAELGAFLTVGPRTQAIQRYLAAPGVQLNAWDIDQPSPYYGAAALFFAYLEERFGPDFVRLHAGEPADGIAGIDRTLAALGATDPQTGGAITFADVFADWLVANLLNNPTLLDGRFGYRRIDLAGGRAALTGRVNVYPALLQDRPVNQHGADYFLLESASPQTLRLSFSGNRTVSIVPTTAHSGEYMYWANRSDQSNPRLTRAFDLSGLDRATLTYWTWYEMEPFWDYGYVSASTDGGRTWTPLTTSATTREDPNHRAFAPGITGYSAGGTEIRPAPFLGITLDTATGLVTGLLPGGGAAAAGMQPGDQLLAIGGDSLASADLVTLLNRYRPAETVPVTVRRGGQEIVLQVTLGEHPERRIRPEAAWVQETIDLTPFTGGEVLIRFEYVTDQAFTRNGWLLDDIAIPELGFSDDAELVGDWLAEGWSRITNALPQEFLVELVTGRPLRVQRLLMPGGGQAGEWTVEVAPDNPAVIIISGMTDYTLQPATYTLRLDALN; from the coding sequence GTGAACAGTTTACGGGTATTCTTGCACCATATCACGATCGTCCTGGCTGTCCTGTTGCTGGCGGCGGTGCCCGCTGCGGCGCAGGGCGGCAACAGCAGCCTGCAGACGCTGCGTACCCTGCAGGAGGTTAGCATCCCCATCAGGGATGCACCTGACCTGGCCGAACGGCTTGGCGGGCTGATCGGCGCTGCGCAGATCTCGATTCCGCCCGCCCCCGCCTATGCCCCCGGCGACCGGGAAACCTTCTTTGTGGGCAACAACGACACGTTCGTCATCACTCCCGTCGAAGCGGAACTGGCCGCTGCTACCCCCGGAGTTTACCTGTGGGTGGAAGTGGGCGTGCCCTATGACGCTGACCTGCTGGCCGAGGTGGCCGCTTTCCTGGACAATCGCCTATTTCCAGCGGTGCGCACCCTCTTTGGCAATGAAGATTCGCCGGGCATCGACGGGGATCCGCACATCTACATCCTGCATGCCACCAACATCGGCGAGACGGTCGGCGGCTATTTCAACGACACCAGCGTCTACCCGCAGCAAATCTTCGCCTCCAGCAACGAGCATGAAATGTTTGTGATTGCTGCGGATAACGTGCCCTTCGACTCGTCGTCTTACCTGTACGTGCTGGCCCACGAATTCGTCCACATGATCCAGAAGAACCGGGACGAAAACGAGCAGACCTGGGTCACCGAGGGAACCGCCGAACTGGGTGCTTTCCTGACGGTTGGGCCACGCACGCAGGCCATCCAGCGCTATCTGGCTGCTCCCGGCGTTCAGTTGAATGCCTGGGATATCGACCAGCCCTCCCCTTACTACGGCGCGGCGGCGCTGTTCTTCGCCTACCTGGAGGAGCGCTTTGGCCCGGACTTTGTGCGCCTGCACGCTGGGGAGCCGGCGGACGGCATCGCCGGGATCGATCGCACCCTGGCAGCGCTGGGTGCGACTGACCCGCAGACGGGCGGGGCGATCACCTTCGCCGATGTCTTCGCCGACTGGCTGGTGGCCAACCTGCTGAACAACCCGACTCTGCTGGATGGGCGCTTTGGTTACCGCCGTATAGACCTGGCCGGAGGCCGCGCTGCGTTGACCGGGCGGGTGAACGTTTATCCGGCCCTCCTGCAGGATCGCCCGGTTAACCAGCATGGGGCGGATTACTTCCTGCTGGAAAGCGCCTCCCCGCAGACGCTGCGCCTGAGCTTCAGCGGCAACCGGACGGTCAGCATCGTCCCGACGACTGCCCACAGCGGCGAGTACATGTACTGGGCCAACCGTTCTGACCAGAGCAACCCGCGCCTGACCCGCGCCTTTGACCTCAGCGGTCTGGACAGGGCCACCCTGACGTACTGGACCTGGTACGAGATGGAGCCGTTCTGGGACTACGGGTATGTCAGCGCCTCAACGGATGGCGGTCGTACCTGGACGCCGTTGACCACTTCTGCCACCACGCGGGAAGACCCCAATCACCGCGCCTTTGCCCCCGGCATCACCGGTTACAGCGCTGGCGGGACGGAAATACGCCCCGCCCCCTTCCTCGGCATCACGCTCGACACTGCCACGGGCCTGGTGACCGGGTTGCTGCCCGGCGGCGGCGCGGCAGCCGCGGGGATGCAGCCCGGCGATCAGCTGCTGGCTATCGGTGGCGACTCTCTCGCCTCCGCCGATCTGGTGACGCTGCTTAACCGCTACCGTCCGGCGGAAACTGTGCCGGTCACTGTCCGGCGCGGCGGCCAGGAGATCGTCCTGCAGGTTACGCTGGGGGAGCACCCGGAACGGCGCATCCGCCCGGAAGCTGCCTGGGTACAGGAGACGATCGACCTGACGCCGTTCACTGGCGGGGAAGTCCTGATCCGCTTCGAGTATGTGACCGATCAGGCTTTCACCCGCAACGGCTGGCTGCTGGACGACATCGCCATCCCGGAACTGGGCTTCTCTGACGATGCAGAGCTGGTTGGGGACTGGCTGGCCGAGGGCTGGTCGCGCATCACCAATGCGTTGCCGCAGGAATTCCTGGTCGAGCTGGTGACCGGTCGCCCGCTGCGCGTGCAGCGCTTGCTGATGCCCGGCGGCGGGCAGGCTGGCGAGTGGACGGTCGAGGTGGCGCCGGATAACCCGGCGGTGATCATCATCAGCGGCATGACCGACTACACGCTCCAGCCAGCGACGTATACCCTGCGCCTGGACGCGCTCAACTGA
- the hflB gene encoding ATP-dependent zinc metalloprotease FtsH produces the protein MKEKEQADKLQRENRRRQWIFSLIYMVVSIGIWLGVQWLLFPPLEPEVRLYSEFLAALESGQVNSVLIRDKDILWFTTVNGQEQVFTVQRLPNMDDSQLLERLQAAGVEFAGLQPQEPGFLMTLLSWVAPVIVLVLAWRFLINRLPGQHQALMFGSNRARVWDQGSVDVTFDQVAGADEAVAELREIVDFLKSPERYQRLGGRVPKGVLLVGPPGTGKTLLARAVAGEARVPFFSLTGSDFIEIFVGVGAARVRDLFKQAREKAPCIIFIDEIDAIGRARGGQQSPVTHEEREQTLNQLLSEMDGFDSRSGVIIMAATNRPEVLDPALLRPGRFDRQIVVDKPDRKGRRAILEVHTRNIVLDERVDLDVIAARTPGFAGAELENLVNEAALLAARRGANKVEMIDFENAADRVMMGLERQNRALSDRERRIVACHEMGHALVASLLPSADPVHRVSIVPRGVAALGVTMQLPAEDRYLLSEAELHDRIAVLLGGRAAEAVIFGQASTGAADDLQRVSDLARRMVSEFGMSKQVGPFAVVRREAGAFLPGFGEQALTGPDVQRVVDQEVKRIVEENYARALRILETNRHVLETLAQELLETEDMDGAYLQQRLKELGATLPEQATASQPEAA, from the coding sequence ATGAAAGAAAAGGAACAGGCCGACAAACTGCAACGCGAGAACAGACGGCGCCAGTGGATCTTCTCACTCATTTATATGGTGGTCTCGATCGGCATCTGGCTTGGCGTGCAATGGCTACTGTTCCCGCCCCTTGAGCCGGAGGTCAGGCTCTATAGCGAATTCCTGGCTGCCCTTGAGAGTGGGCAAGTCAACAGCGTGCTCATCCGCGACAAAGACATCCTGTGGTTCACAACGGTTAACGGCCAGGAACAGGTGTTCACCGTCCAGCGTCTGCCCAATATGGACGATTCGCAGTTGCTGGAGCGGCTGCAGGCTGCCGGTGTCGAATTCGCCGGGCTTCAACCGCAGGAACCCGGCTTCCTGATGACCCTGCTGTCATGGGTTGCGCCGGTGATTGTGCTGGTGCTGGCCTGGCGCTTTCTGATCAACCGCCTGCCAGGACAGCATCAGGCATTGATGTTTGGCAGTAACCGCGCGCGTGTCTGGGATCAGGGGAGTGTGGATGTCACCTTTGATCAGGTCGCGGGCGCGGATGAAGCCGTCGCTGAGTTACGCGAGATTGTAGATTTTCTCAAGTCACCGGAACGTTATCAGCGTCTTGGTGGGCGGGTGCCAAAGGGCGTGCTACTCGTTGGACCGCCGGGCACGGGCAAGACCCTGCTGGCGCGGGCGGTGGCCGGGGAAGCCCGCGTGCCTTTCTTCAGCCTGACCGGTTCCGATTTCATCGAGATTTTCGTCGGGGTGGGCGCGGCCAGGGTGCGCGACCTGTTCAAACAGGCGCGCGAAAAAGCCCCTTGCATCATCTTCATCGACGAGATTGATGCCATCGGGCGCGCACGCGGCGGGCAGCAATCCCCCGTTACGCATGAGGAACGCGAGCAAACCCTGAACCAGCTGCTTTCAGAAATGGACGGCTTTGACAGTCGCTCCGGCGTGATCATCATGGCCGCCACCAACCGGCCGGAAGTCCTTGATCCTGCCCTGCTGCGTCCGGGGCGTTTTGACCGGCAGATTGTGGTGGACAAACCGGATCGCAAGGGCAGACGCGCCATCCTGGAAGTTCATACCCGGAACATTGTCCTGGATGAGCGCGTCGACCTGGACGTGATTGCCGCCCGTACGCCTGGCTTCGCCGGCGCGGAGCTGGAGAACCTGGTCAATGAGGCGGCCCTGCTGGCTGCCCGGCGGGGCGCTAACAAAGTGGAGATGATCGATTTTGAAAACGCCGCCGACCGGGTCATGATGGGCCTGGAGCGTCAGAACCGCGCCCTGAGTGACCGCGAACGCCGCATCGTGGCCTGCCACGAGATGGGGCACGCCCTGGTGGCCAGCCTGCTCCCTAGCGCTGATCCCGTTCACCGCGTGTCAATTGTGCCGCGAGGGGTTGCGGCTCTCGGTGTTACCATGCAACTCCCCGCTGAAGATCGCTACCTGCTCAGCGAGGCTGAGCTGCACGACCGGATCGCAGTTTTGCTTGGCGGTCGGGCGGCAGAGGCGGTCATCTTCGGGCAAGCCTCTACAGGCGCTGCGGATGACCTGCAACGCGTCTCCGATCTGGCCCGGCGGATGGTTTCCGAATTTGGCATGAGCAAGCAGGTCGGCCCGTTTGCTGTTGTCAGGCGGGAAGCAGGGGCGTTCCTGCCCGGCTTTGGCGAGCAGGCCCTGACCGGCCCCGATGTGCAGCGGGTGGTTGACCAGGAAGTTAAGCGCATCGTCGAAGAGAATTACGCCCGTGCCCTCCGGATTCTGGAAACCAATCGCCATGTGCTGGAGACCCTGGCGCAGGAATTGCTGGAAACCGAAGATATGGACGGCGCCTACCTGCAGCAGCGTCTGAAGGAGCTGGGAGCCACCTTGCCGGAGCAAGCGACCGCCTCACAACCTGAAGCCGCCTAG